From one Acidibrevibacterium fodinaquatile genomic stretch:
- a CDS encoding restriction endonuclease subunit S: MSAFAMRWAGSAMGGEWEWKPLAALSINHDARRLPVKESDRRSGEYPYYGASGIVDYVDGYLFDGEYLLVAEDGENLRTRQTPIAFIARGRFWVNNHAHVIEANSENLTRYLSYALQQADITAYLTGAVMPKLTQANLNRILVPAPPLRAQRHIVELLGSLDDKIELNRRIAETLERMARAIFKSWFVDFDPVRAKAEGRPTGLPDDLAALFPDRFGKGGLPEGWTIEPFSRLFEISGGNTPSTEDATFWGGPHQWATPKDLSALQSPVLLQTARRLTDAGLQRCSSGLLPVGSLLLSSRAPIGYMAFVTQPTAINQGFAGIIKRRVSTTYAWAWCAANMDMITGNAGGSTFPEISKSVLRQLPMLAPPLPVLDAFAKIAEALVGRITASAQEAQTLATLRDTLLPKLISGELRIADAEQRIAAA, encoded by the coding sequence ATGAGCGCATTCGCGATGCGCTGGGCGGGGTCGGCTATGGGTGGTGAGTGGGAATGGAAGCCACTCGCAGCCCTAAGCATCAATCATGATGCGCGGCGATTGCCGGTCAAGGAGTCTGATCGAAGAAGTGGGGAATATCCATATTACGGTGCGTCAGGAATCGTGGATTATGTAGATGGATACCTATTCGACGGAGAGTACCTTTTGGTCGCCGAGGACGGCGAAAATCTCCGAACCAGGCAAACGCCGATAGCATTCATTGCGCGTGGCCGCTTTTGGGTCAACAATCATGCACATGTCATCGAGGCAAATAGCGAAAATCTAACACGGTATTTGAGTTACGCATTGCAGCAGGCGGACATCACCGCTTACCTAACCGGTGCAGTGATGCCGAAGTTGACGCAGGCAAACCTTAATCGGATTCTGGTCCCAGCCCCGCCTCTCCGTGCCCAACGCCATATCGTTGAATTGCTTGGGTCGCTGGATGACAAGATCGAACTGAACCGCCGCATAGCGGAGACGCTGGAGAGGATGGCGCGGGCGATCTTCAAAAGCTGGTTCGTCGATTTCGACCCCGTCCGCGCCAAAGCCGAAGGCCGCCCCACCGGCCTGCCCGACGACCTCGCCGCCCTGTTCCCGGACAGGTTCGGGAAGGGTGGATTGCCGGAGGGATGGACAATAGAGCCGTTCTCGCGCCTCTTCGAAATCAGCGGTGGAAATACGCCTTCAACCGAGGATGCCACGTTCTGGGGCGGCCCGCACCAATGGGCGACGCCGAAAGACCTGTCTGCATTGCAGTCGCCTGTACTTCTGCAGACGGCCCGCCGACTGACGGATGCAGGGTTGCAAAGGTGTAGTTCCGGTCTTCTGCCCGTTGGCAGCCTCCTTCTGTCGTCTCGTGCCCCGATCGGCTATATGGCGTTCGTCACACAGCCAACTGCGATTAACCAGGGCTTCGCAGGCATCATCAAGAGACGTGTCAGCACGACCTATGCCTGGGCATGGTGTGCTGCGAACATGGACATGATCACTGGCAATGCTGGCGGATCAACCTTTCCAGAGATCAGCAAATCTGTCCTTCGCCAGCTTCCCATGCTCGCGCCGCCACTGCCGGTCCTCGATGCTTTCGCGAAGATTGCAGAAGCACTCGTCGGACGAATAACGGCGTCCGCTCAAGAGGCGCAGACGCTCGCCACCCTCCGCGACACGCTCCTTCCGAAGCTAATTTCCGGTGAGTTGCGCATCGCGGACGCCGAGCAGCGCATTGCGGCGGCCTGA
- a CDS encoding abortive infection family protein produces MPYTLQMLRALMEDHPDRVGNLRIHVESLENSIENQPAFCLQSVRTLFETVQLTIAPIIGVDLSGVTEFPARNGRIVKALDFSIRNHPDAAEIDAVIKKLLGSINGTISALAELSNIPGLRHGGSLDWGTLQRQHARMLGGLCDALVRFLFDVAWSRPSADAPEPEPERYDDFAGFNEWLDDEYGMVEIVGAWFQPSRILHALDPTLYNDQRAAWAAEQNAAASDQEAA; encoded by the coding sequence ATGCCCTACACCCTCCAAATGCTACGCGCGCTGATGGAGGATCACCCGGATCGAGTCGGGAATCTACGTATCCATGTCGAATCCCTAGAGAACAGCATTGAGAATCAGCCGGCTTTTTGCCTGCAAAGCGTGCGCACGCTGTTCGAAACGGTTCAACTGACGATAGCGCCCATAATTGGCGTCGATTTGAGCGGCGTCACGGAATTTCCGGCGCGGAATGGCCGAATAGTCAAGGCACTGGACTTCTCGATCCGCAACCACCCGGACGCTGCCGAGATCGATGCTGTCATCAAGAAGCTTCTCGGCTCGATCAACGGCACCATCTCGGCACTTGCGGAACTGAGCAATATCCCTGGGTTGCGCCACGGCGGCTCTCTCGATTGGGGCACCCTGCAACGCCAACATGCGCGAATGCTGGGCGGCCTCTGCGATGCGCTGGTCAGATTCCTGTTCGATGTGGCCTGGAGCCGGCCTTCGGCAGATGCGCCCGAGCCGGAGCCCGAACGCTACGACGATTTTGCTGGGTTCAATGAATGGCTGGATGACGAATACGGCATGGTCGAGATCGTCGGGGCTTGGTTCCAGCCCAGCCGCATTCTGCATGCCCTTGATCCAACCCTATACAATGACCAGAGGGCTGCCTGGGCAGCCGAGCAGAACGCCGCAGCGTCAGACCAGGAGGCGGCTTGA
- a CDS encoding trypsin-like peptidase domain-containing protein codes for MRGPIPLSGWMHAAGALLLAMPIAAAALPAWADDGPPSFAPLVHKVLPGVVSIAVTEPLNTNEALDALPPALRGTPFEKQFREQLRRRPEKATDAGAGFIVDASGLIVTNNHVVGIAKDIEVTLADGTSLPARVIGADELTDLAVLKVSPPRALPVVAWGSSRTVEVGDWVLAAGNPFGLANSITAGIVSARGRDIETGPFDDFLQIDAPVNPGNSGGPIFNMKGEVVGINTAIVSPSGGSVGIAFAIPSDEARSIVAALVAHGHIDRGWLGVALEDLPDNGNDPGVAVTQIVQAGPAALSGVRSGDIILSVNGQPVYNTQGLIRAVAAIPPGRNARLTVFRGGKAIQINVTVGHRPPMRAD; via the coding sequence ATGCGTGGGCCTATACCATTGTCTGGCTGGATGCATGCGGCCGGTGCCTTACTGCTCGCGATGCCGATCGCCGCGGCCGCCCTGCCGGCTTGGGCTGATGATGGCCCGCCCTCCTTCGCGCCGCTGGTCCATAAAGTTTTGCCCGGCGTCGTCAGCATCGCCGTCACCGAGCCGCTCAACACCAACGAGGCGCTCGATGCGCTGCCGCCGGCGTTGCGCGGCACGCCGTTCGAAAAACAGTTCCGCGAACAGCTCCGCCGTCGCCCCGAGAAGGCGACCGACGCCGGCGCCGGCTTCATCGTCGATGCCAGCGGCCTCATCGTCACCAATAACCACGTCGTCGGGATCGCGAAGGATATCGAGGTGACGCTCGCCGACGGCACCTCGCTCCCGGCGCGGGTGATCGGCGCCGACGAACTCACCGATCTCGCGGTGTTGAAGGTCTCCCCACCGCGCGCCTTGCCGGTGGTCGCTTGGGGCAGTTCGCGCACTGTCGAGGTCGGGGACTGGGTGCTGGCGGCGGGCAATCCGTTCGGCCTCGCCAATTCGATCACCGCCGGCATCGTCTCGGCGCGTGGGCGCGACATCGAGACCGGCCCGTTCGATGATTTCCTGCAGATCGACGCGCCGGTCAATCCGGGCAATTCCGGCGGCCCGATCTTTAACATGAAGGGGGAGGTGGTCGGCATCAACACCGCCATCGTCTCGCCCTCCGGCGGCTCGGTCGGCATCGCCTTCGCCATCCCGAGCGACGAGGCGCGCAGTATCGTCGCCGCTCTGGTCGCGCATGGCCATATCGATCGCGGCTGGCTCGGGGTCGCGCTCGAGGATCTGCCCGACAACGGCAATGACCCCGGCGTCGCCGTGACCCAAATCGTGCAGGCCGGTCCGGCGGCACTCTCGGGCGTGCGCAGCGGCGACATCATTCTTTCGGTCAACGGCCAGCCGGTCTATAATACACAGGGCTTGATCCGTGCCGTTGCTGCCATCCCGCCGGGGCGTAACGCGCGTCTCACGGTGTTTCGCGGTGGCAAGGCTATCCAGATCAACGTCACCGTCGGCCATCGCCCGCCGATGCGTGCCGACTGA
- a CDS encoding S1C family serine protease has translation MTRKMTDFRRAKATAIAAVALPLLLFSGGTTKADDMPASFADVVEKVWPSVVNIAVTALIDDPVTEQAAAPAPPSEPKSEQKSVSGTPNTGTPPMPNTMNGTPMEKLFRERMRARHVKLVGSGFIIDRSGLIVTNNHVIAKAAALDVTLIDGTILPARVVGADDFSDIAILRVDPPHPLPVVSWAPSAGLRPGDWVIAIGNPFGLGTSISAGVFSARGRDIGADPYDDFLQVNVAINPGNSGGPLFDAKGRVVGINTATEAPNGGSVGIGFAIPSEFALSVINTLRAEHHIERGWLGIRFTGNPLAAQDDGVEIDALQPGGPGANGGLRVRDRILAVNGMEMDTPRDVVRAIAALPPGSAVTLTVRRKGNDIELPVIIGRRPQLGGG, from the coding sequence ATGACCCGTAAGATGACAGATTTCCGGCGCGCGAAGGCCACTGCCATCGCTGCGGTGGCGCTGCCGCTCCTCCTCTTCAGCGGCGGCACGACGAAGGCCGATGACATGCCGGCGAGCTTCGCCGATGTCGTTGAGAAGGTCTGGCCGTCAGTGGTCAATATCGCGGTCACCGCCCTGATCGACGACCCGGTGACCGAGCAAGCGGCCGCACCCGCGCCGCCTTCGGAACCAAAGAGCGAACAAAAGAGCGTGAGCGGCACGCCGAATACCGGGACGCCGCCGATGCCGAACACCATGAACGGCACGCCGATGGAAAAACTGTTCCGTGAGCGCATGCGCGCGCGGCATGTGAAGCTGGTCGGCTCCGGCTTCATTATCGACCGCTCCGGCCTGATCGTCACCAATAATCACGTCATCGCCAAAGCTGCCGCCCTCGACGTGACGCTCATCGACGGCACCATCCTGCCGGCGCGCGTCGTCGGCGCCGATGATTTCAGCGATATCGCCATCCTCCGCGTCGATCCGCCGCACCCGCTGCCGGTGGTGAGTTGGGCGCCGTCGGCGGGCCTCAGGCCGGGTGACTGGGTGATCGCGATCGGCAACCCGTTCGGCCTCGGCACCTCGATTTCGGCCGGCGTTTTCTCTGCCCGCGGCCGCGATATCGGCGCCGATCCCTATGATGATTTCCTGCAGGTCAATGTCGCCATCAATCCCGGCAATTCCGGTGGCCCGCTGTTCGACGCCAAGGGCCGCGTGGTCGGCATCAACACCGCGACCGAGGCGCCCAACGGCGGTTCGGTCGGCATCGGCTTTGCCATTCCGAGCGAATTCGCCCTTTCCGTGATCAACACCCTGCGCGCCGAACACCATATCGAACGTGGCTGGCTCGGCATCCGCTTTACCGGCAATCCGCTGGCGGCGCAGGATGACGGGGTCGAGATCGATGCGCTGCAGCCGGGCGGCCCCGGCGCCAACGGGGGCTTGCGGGTGCGTGACCGCATCCTTGCGGTCAATGGCATGGAAATGGACACGCCGCGCGACGTGGTACGCGCCATCGCCGCCCTCCCGCCGGGAAGCGCCGTCACGCTGACGGTGCGGCGCAAGGGAAACGACATTGAATTGCCGGTGATCATCGGCCGGCGGCCGCAACTCGGAGGAGGATAG
- a CDS encoding winged helix-turn-helix domain-containing protein, whose amino-acid sequence MRILLVEDDKDVGGFVAKGLREAGHIVEHADNGRDGLFLAASENFDAIILDRMLPGGVDGLRLLETLRAQNNHTPVLFLSALAQVDDRIRGLKAGGDDYLTKPFVFAELLARVEALTRRSKNEGPQTKLTVGDLEMDLLARSVRRAGQKIDLQPREFRLLEYLMRHVGQVVTRTMLLEGVWDYHFDPQTNVIDVHVSRLRQKVDKPFRGALIHTIRNAGYMLRPEED is encoded by the coding sequence ATGCGCATTCTGCTGGTCGAGGATGACAAAGATGTCGGTGGCTTTGTCGCCAAGGGGCTGCGCGAGGCGGGGCACATCGTCGAACATGCGGATAATGGCCGCGATGGGCTCTTTCTCGCCGCCAGCGAAAATTTCGACGCCATCATCCTTGACCGCATGCTGCCGGGCGGTGTCGATGGTCTGCGGCTTTTGGAAACGCTGCGGGCACAGAACAACCATACCCCGGTGCTGTTCCTCTCGGCGCTCGCCCAGGTCGATGACCGCATTCGCGGCCTCAAAGCCGGCGGCGATGATTACCTCACCAAACCCTTCGTGTTCGCCGAACTTCTCGCCCGGGTCGAGGCGCTGACCAGGCGCAGCAAGAACGAAGGACCGCAGACCAAGCTCACGGTCGGCGATCTCGAGATGGATCTGCTGGCCCGCAGCGTGCGCCGCGCCGGCCAGAAAATCGACCTGCAGCCGCGCGAATTCCGCCTCCTCGAATATCTGATGCGCCATGTCGGCCAGGTCGTGACGCGCACCATGCTGCTCGAAGGGGTGTGGGACTATCATTTCGATCCCCAGACCAACGTGATTGACGTGCATGTCTCGCGCCTGCGCCAAAAAGTGGACAAGCCCTTCCGAGGCGCGCTGATCCATACCATCCGCAACGCCGGCTACATGCTGCGGCCGGAAGAGGATTAG
- a CDS encoding type I restriction endonuclease subunit R, translating to MAALPESHVELAALSWFDLIGWRIVRGEDLSPDGKLGARTDYRQAVLEPELRGALATLNPDAAPAMIDAAVRTVLAATSQDLLENNRVFHPLLASGVPVEINEGGESRTIGLRLLDRENPRANRLLIANQVTIQGRHETIRADLVAFVNGLPLGLIELKSPSDARATLETAHTQLQNYKAKVPELLRFNQVLVISDGTEARIGSLTAGRDRFAPWRTIDGDRPDDTGRPELEVLIRGVFAPERFLDLVVDYVAFEMADGVVKSKKLAGYHQFHAVRKALASTVHAAGANGGRKGGVIWHTQGSGKSLTMLFFVRQLQLAKALRNPTIMLLTDRNDLDDQLFGTFCAHGAALRGIPQKADSAAEARRRLSVDIGGIVFAAIQKFRGTDGEHPLLTARSNVIVIADEAHRTQYGLKKRFVRSEDGIRETAGFAAYMRQALPKATFVGFTGTPIETKDRDTRDVFGDVIDTYDMTQAVADKAIVPIYYTARLAKLHLRLSEQERAELDELAEELTEGDEAALERCKSKLTRFEEVVGAPDRVAVLAADIVEHFEHRREAMAGGKGMIVTISRRVAVALYDRIAALRPKWVSADPRDDTTGLLKVVITGQGNAEPEELQPHLRSKKRLETLAERFKRPGSGFDLVIVRDMWLTGFDAPSLHTLYIDKPMRGHGLMQAIARVNRVWGDKPGGLIVDYLGIGVELRAALAQYSARDRDQVRVDPDEAVRQTLMRLESAEALLDGSPWRDFFGGTPASRLTVLKQCLEHLLAHGRRDAFVNVATELEAAYAISAGDERVTARRDGIALIAALRANLLKYTVGSGRDRVRVEQDIRQLLSRAVMADGILDVFKSAGLEQPDFAILSDEFLAEVRQTKEKHLAIETLRRLLAGEIKARSRANIVQARKLSERLDETLRRYHNRAIDSVQVIEELIELASDVSAASARGTELGLTAEELAFYDALAENGSARELMQHEQLRMLAQILLKTIRNSATIDWTRKESVRAKMRIEVRKLLARYGYPPDLQKAAVDLVLQQATELAESLVLMTTQHSSCPVGTQCLLPGSTAMRPPAPSTFTTP from the coding sequence ATGGCCGCGCTCCCCGAATCCCATGTCGAGCTGGCCGCCCTCTCCTGGTTCGATCTGATCGGATGGCGCATCGTACGCGGCGAGGACTTGTCGCCAGATGGAAAACTCGGAGCGCGGACGGATTACCGCCAGGCGGTGCTGGAGCCGGAGCTGCGCGGCGCGCTCGCCACCCTTAATCCGGACGCGGCCCCGGCGATGATCGACGCGGCGGTGCGCACCGTGCTCGCCGCCACCAGCCAAGATTTGTTGGAAAACAACCGTGTCTTCCACCCGCTGCTCGCCTCCGGCGTGCCGGTGGAGATCAACGAAGGTGGCGAGAGCCGGACCATTGGCCTGCGCTTGCTCGACCGGGAAAACCCGCGCGCCAACCGTCTTTTGATCGCCAACCAGGTGACGATCCAGGGGCGGCATGAGACGATCCGGGCCGATCTCGTGGCCTTCGTCAACGGCCTGCCGCTCGGCCTGATCGAGCTGAAAAGCCCCTCGGACGCGCGGGCGACATTGGAGACCGCGCACACGCAGTTGCAGAACTACAAGGCGAAGGTGCCGGAGCTGCTACGCTTCAACCAGGTGCTGGTGATCAGCGACGGGACCGAGGCGCGGATCGGGTCTTTGACGGCAGGGCGGGATCGCTTCGCGCCCTGGCGGACCATCGACGGAGACCGGCCCGATGATACCGGGCGGCCGGAACTGGAGGTGCTGATCCGCGGTGTCTTCGCGCCCGAGCGGTTTCTCGATCTGGTCGTGGATTACGTGGCCTTCGAGATGGCCGACGGGGTGGTGAAGTCGAAAAAACTCGCCGGCTATCACCAGTTCCACGCGGTGCGGAAGGCGTTGGCCTCGACCGTCCACGCGGCGGGAGCGAATGGCGGGCGCAAGGGTGGCGTCATCTGGCACACGCAGGGTTCGGGCAAGTCCCTGACGATGCTGTTCTTCGTCCGCCAGCTCCAGCTCGCCAAGGCTTTGCGCAATCCGACGATCATGCTGCTCACCGACCGGAATGACCTTGACGATCAGCTGTTCGGCACTTTTTGCGCGCACGGCGCCGCCTTGCGCGGGATTCCGCAAAAGGCGGACAGCGCCGCGGAAGCGCGCCGTCGGCTGTCGGTCGATATTGGCGGGATCGTATTTGCCGCCATCCAGAAATTCCGGGGCACTGATGGCGAACATCCGCTCCTGACCGCGCGGAGCAACGTGATCGTCATCGCCGATGAGGCGCATCGAACCCAGTACGGGCTCAAGAAGCGGTTCGTGCGGAGCGAAGATGGCATCCGCGAGACAGCGGGGTTCGCTGCCTACATGCGCCAGGCCCTGCCCAAGGCAACCTTCGTAGGCTTCACCGGTACCCCCATCGAGACGAAAGACCGAGATACGCGCGATGTGTTCGGTGACGTGATCGACACCTACGACATGACGCAGGCGGTCGCCGACAAGGCGATCGTGCCGATCTACTATACGGCTCGGCTAGCCAAGCTCCATTTACGCTTGAGCGAGCAGGAACGCGCCGAGCTTGACGAACTGGCGGAGGAGTTGACCGAGGGCGACGAGGCCGCGCTGGAGCGCTGCAAAAGCAAGCTGACCCGGTTTGAGGAGGTGGTCGGCGCGCCCGACCGAGTTGCCGTCCTTGCCGCCGATATCGTCGAGCATTTCGAACATCGGCGCGAGGCCATGGCCGGCGGTAAGGGCATGATCGTGACCATCAGCCGCCGGGTCGCGGTGGCGCTTTACGACCGGATCGCGGCACTGCGTCCGAAATGGGTCTCGGCAGATCCCCGCGATGACACGACGGGCTTGCTCAAGGTGGTCATCACGGGACAGGGGAATGCCGAGCCCGAGGAACTGCAACCGCATCTACGCAGCAAGAAGCGCCTGGAGACTCTGGCGGAGCGGTTCAAGCGGCCGGGCTCGGGCTTCGACCTCGTAATCGTGCGCGATATGTGGCTGACCGGGTTCGACGCCCCGTCGCTGCACACCCTCTACATCGACAAGCCTATGCGTGGACACGGGCTGATGCAGGCGATCGCGCGGGTAAACCGTGTTTGGGGAGATAAGCCAGGGGGGCTGATCGTCGATTACCTTGGGATCGGGGTGGAGCTGCGCGCCGCGCTCGCCCAATACAGCGCACGTGATCGCGACCAAGTGCGGGTTGATCCCGACGAGGCTGTGCGCCAGACGCTCATGCGGCTTGAGAGTGCCGAAGCGCTACTGGACGGCTCTCCCTGGCGCGATTTCTTCGGGGGCACGCCTGCCAGCCGGCTCACCGTGCTGAAGCAGTGCCTCGAACATCTGCTTGCGCATGGCCGGCGGGACGCATTCGTGAACGTCGCGACCGAACTGGAAGCCGCCTATGCGATCAGCGCCGGGGACGAGCGGGTCACGGCTCGCCGCGATGGGATCGCCCTGATCGCCGCCTTGCGGGCGAACCTGCTCAAATACACGGTGGGGAGTGGACGGGATCGTGTTCGAGTGGAGCAGGACATCCGCCAACTCCTGTCCCGGGCCGTCATGGCGGACGGTATTCTTGATGTGTTCAAATCTGCCGGTCTGGAGCAGCCAGACTTTGCGATCCTTTCAGACGAGTTCCTGGCCGAGGTCAGGCAGACAAAGGAGAAGCATCTTGCGATCGAGACACTACGGCGGCTGCTGGCGGGGGAGATCAAGGCCCGCTCGCGGGCGAATATCGTCCAGGCGCGCAAGCTGAGCGAGCGGCTGGACGAGACCCTGCGTCGTTACCACAACCGCGCCATCGATAGCGTCCAAGTGATCGAAGAGCTAATTGAACTGGCCTCCGATGTCAGTGCTGCGAGCGCCCGGGGGACGGAGCTTGGCCTGACCGCCGAAGAGCTGGCCTTCTATGACGCCCTGGCCGAGAACGGATCGGCACGAGAATTGATGCAGCATGAACAGTTGCGCATGCTCGCCCAGATTCTACTAAAGACGATCCGCAACTCAGCGACGATCGACTGGACCCGCAAGGAAAGCGTTCGGGCAAAAATGCGAATCGAGGTCCGCAAGCTCCTGGCTCGCTATGGCTACCCGCCCGATCTCCAAAAAGCGGCCGTCGATCTGGTGCTCCAACAGGCAACAGAATTGGCCGAAAGTTTGGTTCTGATGACAACGCAACATTCGAGCTGCCCCGTGGGAACCCAATGCCTCCTCCCTGGATCGACCGCCATGCGGCCACCCGCCCCTTCAACCTTCACAACCCCGTGA
- a CDS encoding ATP-dependent helicase C-terminal domain-containing protein, which produces MLRALGALDDDNHLTEAGRAMAELGAAPRLAAMMLAANDSSDKALAADLSALLEERDPLGGPDAPADIALRLGLLADGGRDAGRAIARLRQTARHYRRRLGVTDGHRSDAAFDPGAPGRLLAAAFPDRIAARRGEPGSFRLSGGGGARLSPSDPLARAPLLVAASLDAKGAARIRLAATLDPACLPPALAARISETVETSVDPASGEVFARRRRRLGALILEDRTLPASTEARAAGLGAWITADPARLPWHDRARQTQARIARIAAIDASRAPWPEMTDAAIAARLASALVEGTVALERAADLAGFDLAGFLLASLDHAQRTALTRDLPESLELPGGRAAIDYTGETPLASARAQIFFGLDATPQLAGGRIPLRIALLSPAGRPIAITGDLAGFWRSGWAEVRRDMRGRYPRHPWPENPATAPMRRKNPP; this is translated from the coding sequence CTGCTCCGCGCGCTCGGCGCGTTGGACGACGACAACCATCTGACCGAAGCCGGGCGCGCGATGGCTGAACTTGGCGCGGCACCCCGCCTCGCGGCGATGATGCTGGCGGCGAATGATAGTTCTGATAAAGCCCTAGCGGCCGATCTTTCTGCATTACTGGAGGAAAGAGACCCGCTCGGCGGGCCCGATGCGCCCGCCGATATCGCGCTTCGCCTCGGGCTTTTGGCTGACGGCGGGCGCGATGCCGGTCGCGCGATCGCGCGTCTTCGTCAAACGGCGCGGCACTATCGCCGCCGCCTCGGCGTCACGGACGGACACAGGAGCGACGCCGCCTTCGATCCGGGCGCACCCGGGCGCTTGCTGGCCGCCGCATTTCCCGATCGCATCGCGGCGCGGCGCGGCGAGCCGGGCAGTTTCCGGCTCTCGGGCGGCGGTGGCGCGCGGCTTTCGCCAAGCGATCCGCTCGCCCGCGCCCCGCTTTTGGTCGCGGCCAGCCTCGACGCGAAGGGGGCTGCGCGGATTCGCCTCGCCGCCACCCTCGATCCCGCGTGCCTGCCGCCCGCCCTTGCGGCGCGCATCAGCGAAACCGTCGAGACCAGCGTCGATCCGGCGAGCGGCGAGGTTTTTGCCCGTCGTCGTCGCCGCCTCGGCGCGCTGATCCTCGAGGATCGCACCCTTCCCGCGTCCACCGAGGCGCGCGCGGCCGGGCTCGGCGCCTGGATCACCGCCGATCCCGCGCGGCTCCCCTGGCATGATCGCGCCCGCCAGACCCAAGCGCGGATCGCCCGGATCGCTGCCATTGACGCATCGCGCGCCCCCTGGCCCGAGATGACCGACGCCGCCATCGCCGCACGCCTCGCGAGCGCTCTCGTCGAAGGAACAGTGGCCCTTGAACGCGCCGCCGATCTTGCCGGCTTCGACCTTGCCGGGTTTCTTCTCGCGAGCCTCGATCACGCGCAGCGGACGGCACTTACACGCGACTTGCCCGAGTCTCTCGAGCTTCCCGGCGGCCGGGCGGCGATCGATTACACCGGCGAGACGCCGCTTGCCTCCGCGCGCGCGCAGATCTTCTTTGGCCTCGACGCGACGCCGCAACTCGCCGGCGGGCGTATCCCGCTCCGCATCGCGCTGCTGTCCCCTGCCGGGCGGCCGATCGCGATCACCGGCGACCTCGCCGGATTTTGGCGGAGCGGCTGGGCCGAGGTGCGGCGCGACATGCGCGGGCGCTATCCGCGTCACCCCTGGCCGGAAAACCCCGCGACGGCGCCGATGCGTCGCAAAAATCCGCCCTAA